ATAATAGTATTTTTAAAATCGATACGGCGTCCCAGTCCATCAGTTAGGTGACCTTCATCAAAAACCTGCAAAAGAATATTGAAAATATCAGGATGTGCCTTTTCAATCTCATCCAACAGCACAATGGAATAAGGCTTACGACGTACCTTTTCAGTCAACTGGCCTCCTTCTTCATATCCAACATATCCCGGAGGCGCTCCAATCAACCTTGATACTGTATATTTATCCATGTATTCACTCATATCTACACGAATTACCGCATCTTGGGTGCCAAACATAAATTCAGCTAATGATTTTGCTAAATGTGTTTTACCGACTCCGGTAGGGCCCAAAAATATAAATGTTCCAATAGGCTTATTCGGATTTTTCAAACCGACACGGTTTCGTTGGATTGCTTTTACCACTTTCTCAACTGCCTCTCCCTGCCCGATTACTCGTTTTGTAATACTGGTCTGCATGCTGATCAGTCTTTCGTTCTCAACCTGTGCAATCCGATGTACCGGGATTCCGGTCATCATTGCAACGGTCTCTGCCACTTTGTCAGCATCTACAATTTCTCGTTGTTCTTTGGTCTCTTCTTCCCACCGCAATTTTGCTTCTTCAAGACGTGCATAACATTTCTTTTCAGCATCCCGAAATTCGGCAGCCATCTCATAACTTTGTTGTTCGACTGCTTTTTGTTTGTTTTGCTTTGCTTCCAATAGTTCCTTTTCGAGATTTTCGATCTCTTTGGGAACTATAACATTAGCGATATGTACCCTCGCTCCGGCTTCATCCATTGCATCAATGGCCTTATCGGGAAACGCACGATCGGTAATATAGCGTTCCGCGAGTTTAACACAGGCGGCAATGGCCTCGGGAGTATATGTAACACGGTGATGATCTTCATACCGGTTTTTGATATTTTCCAGAATTTCTAATGTTTCGTCTACTGAAGTCGGTTCAACCACAATCTTTTGAAAACGACGTTCCAATGCGCCATCTTTTTCAACACTTTGCCTGTATTCATCCAACGTGGTGGCTCCAATGCACTGAATTTCGCCACGGGAAAGTGCTGGCTTTAAAATGTTAGCTGCATCTAACGATCCGGCAGCTCCTCCGGCTCCAACAATTGTATGAACTTCATCAATGAATAAAATCACTTGGGGATTTTTCTTCAACTCATTCAGAATTGCAATTAGGCGTTCCTCAAATTGTCCGCGATATTTTGTGCCTGCAACGATAGAAGCCATATCAAGAGCAACAATACGTTTATCGTAAAGACTCCGCGGTACCTTCCTTTGCACAATGCGCAAAGCGAGACCTTCGACAATGGCTGATTTTCCCACACCCGGATCGCCGATGAGCACCGGATTATTTTTCTTTCGGCGACTTAGAATCTGTGCTACCCGTTCAATTTCCTGTTGACGGCCAACAACATTATCTAAAGATCCTTCTTCGGCTGCCTTGGTTAAATCTGTCCCAAAATTGTTCAGTACCGGGGTGTCCGACGCAGGTTTGGTTGCGGTGGATTTTGAAGAACCCTTGGAAGAAGCAGATTTCAATGCTTCTTCGTCATCTTCCTCATTCTGAAAATCTGCACCCATTGTTATATCCTTTTTTTCTTCAAGATAAAGGCGTACCACATCATAGTTCACGTCTTCGCTGTTCAGTAACTGAGCAGGAAGATTATCTTTTTCTTTTAGTATTGCCAATAGCAAGTGTTCCGTATCAGCAACTTCAACATTAAGTGAGCGTGCTTCTAAATAGAGAATTTTCAAAATACGTTCTGTCTCCCGGGGGACAGTTAAATCTTTTGTAATAACATGATTATCGGAACGTACCTGATCTTCAATATGTCGTTTCAATGATGTTAAATCAGCGTTTAAAGAATGTAGAAGCTCAATGGCTTTTCCATCCCCTTCGCGTAAAAGCCCAAGCATAAGATGTTCAGGACCAATAAAATTGTTCCCCAAACGTTCGGCTTCTTCGCGACTATAGCTCAACACGTCTCGCAATTTTTCTGAAAAGCGATTTTCCATTATAAGTTCCTTTCTTAATTCAATACAAAAATACATGATAGTTTTTCGTTCAACCTTTAGTTATGTCTATTTAACACTTAAATAAGATCTCAGGTTTCATTGTCCGTATTGCATAGCTTATACAACAACTACTTAGCTTTTATCAAACCGCGTGCCACGCTTATAATCCATGCTAAAATGGCAGAAAGCCTTTTTCATCCAAAAAAAGAGCATTACTTTTGCAAATATAGAATGAACAAAATATGACAAAACGCATCACACACTTACGCCTTCTTTTTTTATTTGCCATCTCTCTGATTGTTGTTATCGTTTCTGTTCATTTTCTCCGGCCATTGTTTAAGCCCTCCATGTTTCGGGTACATACGTGCAAATGTGATTTTTGTAAAGATGCAGCCATACCGATTGACTCGACAGATAGGTTAGATGATCTGAATGACGTTCAGTTGGAACATGCAAAAATTGGAGGATTAAAACATCCGTTTGAAACCGACAGTGCTTTTCAGTCTGCTATCGACTCTTTAACTTCAAATAATATACTGATTTATGTTCAGGATTGCCGTTATTTCAAAGTTGATGTTTTGCACCATTCACATCCCTATTTAGTCCCCGAAGCCGTGAATCTTTTAAGAGACATTGGTATGGAATTTCAAAAACGATTGAAGGAAAAACATCTTAAGGCATATCGGTTTATGATTACATCTATGCTTCGTACCGACGAAAGCCAGGACCAGCTTAAACGGTATAATCGTAATGCAACCAATGAATCAGCTCATTGTTATGGTACTACCTTTGACATCACCTACAAACAGTTCTTTGATGGTGATAATCCAATTTTTTCAGCTAAAGTGCGTGGCATTTTTACTCAAACTCTTCAGGCTATGCGTGCTCAATGCCGTTTTCTAATTAAACGGGAGATACATCAAAGTTGCTATCATATGACTGTGGTCGTATGCAAGCCAAATCTTCCGGTAAAAAGAAAGTAAAATAATCCGGGCTTTTCTTATTTTTTGACCGTTATTTGTGTAATTTCGAGAATATAGAAAATTCTGCTTTGTGCTGTTTGAGATGTGTAAAATCTCTCCCATAATCTCAGAATTATAGTGTTTCCTTTAGCATAAATTCTGAGAGACGAAGACTGTGTTCATAGTTGCTTTTTTGCAATCTCATGAAAGCATGGTTCAGTAAAAAGGAATTAAATGACAGCGGTAGATTTGACTTTGAAATCCGCAAACCATATATTTGCATAATAACAATAACAATCGATATATATGAATACATTTAATCAGGCAGCATCTACATGGGATAACCGACCTGTCCATTGGGAACGTTCTCAGGCTATTGCAAATTTATTAAAGCAACATATTGCTTTGCATCCAGATATGGTCGCACTTGAATTTGGCGCTGGTACCGGAATCTTGAGTTTTTTGTTAAAGGATAATTTGAAAAAGATAATCCTTATGGATAATACACCTGAGATGTTGCAGGTAATCAACGAAAAAATAGAAGAAACAGGGGTGCAAAATTTTGCAACACTATTATGTGATTTGGAGGCATCACCTTACAATGGTGAATCTGTTGATCTGATTTTTACACAAATGGCTATGCATCATGTGAAAGATATACCATTAGTGTTACAGCGTTTTTATGGCATGCTTCATTCTAAAGGCTACATTGTTATTGCCGATTTGTATCCTGAAGATGGATCTTTTCACGCAGGTGGCATCCCTGCTTTTCACAATGGGATTGATACAGAACAGCTTTGCCAGCAAGTACAACAAGCCCAATTTAAAAACTGTCAGCACGAATGGTGTTTTACAGTAAAAAGATTACTGGACAATGGATCTGTCAAAGAATTCCCTATTTTCCTCTTGATTGCCCAAAAATGATATGCGGACCAATACTCATTAACATTAAAGCTAAATAGCTGCTTGGTAAGATGTTCATCCTGTTTATGTATTAGGAGTGAATAATCTATATTACAGGAGTTTGTATTAAAAAGATATCTATGCTCGTTTAATGACCAGAAAAAGAGTATCTTTGAACTCAGGTTTGTTTATTCTCTTAACAACTCATAATATGAGCGATAAATACAATTTACGTGGTGCTTCGGCAACCAAAGAAGAAGTACACAAAGCCATCAGGCATTTGGATAAAGGTATTTTCCCTAAGGCATTTTGCAAAATCATTCCCGATATCTTGGGTGGTGATTCAAACTACTGTAATATTATGCATGCAGATGGTGCAGGCACAAAGTCCTCACTGGCATATCTTTATTGGCGTGAGACAGGAGATATCTCAGTTTGGAAGGGTATTGCTCAGGATGCATTGATAATGAACATTGACGACTTGTTGTGTGTTGGTGCTACAGATAATATTTTGGTGTCGTCAACTATTGGCCGCAATAAGCAATTGATCCCGGGGGAAGTTATCGGAGAAATTATTAACGGGACTGAATCTTATCTGGAATCTTTGAGAAAGCTTGGAATCAATGCATATCTGACAGGAGGAGAAACAGCCGATGTAGGCGACTTAGTACGTACAATTATTGTTGATAGTACGGTTGTAGCACGTATGCGGCGGGATGAAGTTGTGTCAAATCATCGCATTCAGGACGGAGATGTAGTGGTCGGTTTATCATCCAGTGGGAAAGCATCTTATGAGGATGGCTATAACAGTGGCATGGGAAGTAATG
The sequence above is drawn from the Microbacter margulisiae genome and encodes:
- a CDS encoding ATP-dependent Clp protease ATP-binding subunit; this encodes MENRFSEKLRDVLSYSREEAERLGNNFIGPEHLMLGLLREGDGKAIELLHSLNADLTSLKRHIEDQVRSDNHVITKDLTVPRETERILKILYLEARSLNVEVADTEHLLLAILKEKDNLPAQLLNSEDVNYDVVRLYLEEKKDITMGADFQNEEDDEEALKSASSKGSSKSTATKPASDTPVLNNFGTDLTKAAEEGSLDNVVGRQQEIERVAQILSRRKKNNPVLIGDPGVGKSAIVEGLALRIVQRKVPRSLYDKRIVALDMASIVAGTKYRGQFEERLIAILNELKKNPQVILFIDEVHTIVGAGGAAGSLDAANILKPALSRGEIQCIGATTLDEYRQSVEKDGALERRFQKIVVEPTSVDETLEILENIKNRYEDHHRVTYTPEAIAACVKLAERYITDRAFPDKAIDAMDEAGARVHIANVIVPKEIENLEKELLEAKQNKQKAVEQQSYEMAAEFRDAEKKCYARLEEAKLRWEEETKEQREIVDADKVAETVAMMTGIPVHRIAQVENERLISMQTSITKRVIGQGEAVEKVVKAIQRNRVGLKNPNKPIGTFIFLGPTGVGKTHLAKSLAEFMFGTQDAVIRVDMSEYMDKYTVSRLIGAPPGYVGYEEGGQLTEKVRRKPYSIVLLDEIEKAHPDIFNILLQVFDEGHLTDGLGRRIDFKNTIIIMTSNAGTRQLKEFGKGIGFVMESNELSDSERSRNVIQKALTRTFSPEFLNRVDDVIMFNQLSKDSIMKIIDLELEGLYQRVKNLGYHLQLTDEAKAFVADKGYDVQFGARPLKRAIQKYVEDEMVDLIMRTQLLPDSVVTMQLNKEEQKLDSTIENPTTSTVK
- a CDS encoding DUF5715 family protein, giving the protein MTKRITHLRLLFLFAISLIVVIVSVHFLRPLFKPSMFRVHTCKCDFCKDAAIPIDSTDRLDDLNDVQLEHAKIGGLKHPFETDSAFQSAIDSLTSNNILIYVQDCRYFKVDVLHHSHPYLVPEAVNLLRDIGMEFQKRLKEKHLKAYRFMITSMLRTDESQDQLKRYNRNATNESAHCYGTTFDITYKQFFDGDNPIFSAKVRGIFTQTLQAMRAQCRFLIKREIHQSCYHMTVVVCKPNLPVKRK
- a CDS encoding class I SAM-dependent methyltransferase encodes the protein MNTFNQAASTWDNRPVHWERSQAIANLLKQHIALHPDMVALEFGAGTGILSFLLKDNLKKIILMDNTPEMLQVINEKIEETGVQNFATLLCDLEASPYNGESVDLIFTQMAMHHVKDIPLVLQRFYGMLHSKGYIVIADLYPEDGSFHAGGIPAFHNGIDTEQLCQQVQQAQFKNCQHEWCFTVKRLLDNGSVKEFPIFLLIAQK
- a CDS encoding AIR synthase related protein; translated protein: MSDKYNLRGASATKEEVHKAIRHLDKGIFPKAFCKIIPDILGGDSNYCNIMHADGAGTKSSLAYLYWRETGDISVWKGIAQDALIMNIDDLLCVGATDNILVSSTIGRNKQLIPGEVIGEIINGTESYLESLRKLGINAYLTGGETADVGDLVRTIIVDSTVVARMRRDEVVSNHRIQDGDVVVGLSSSGKASYEDGYNSGMGSNGLTSARHDLFAYYLAEKYPESYDNTIPTGLAYTGSKKLTDSIADLGLDAGKLVLSPTRTYAPIIRDILKKYRSHIHGMIHCSGGGQTKVLHFIDNLHVIKDHLFPLPPLFEMIQSESKSEWKEMFQVFNMGHRMELYVSPEWAEEIIIISEKYNVDAQIIGRVKASDHAHVTIRSDKGVFEYTKKQ